A part of Solanum stenotomum isolate F172 unplaced genomic scaffold, ASM1918654v1 scaffold38236, whole genome shotgun sequence genomic DNA contains:
- the LOC125852674 gene encoding putative F-box/LRR-repeat protein At5g02930 isoform X2, which produces MFPEHDCDYYLEAGRPDYDESTGIWQYYDFLRSEKRMANEIGTWIQFALNKNLEVLDLSFSEHGTVGPQALYGLPKCVLSSPHLVELRLTHCTINAKKKSKLKSLKTLYLNNVVLMDQSMDYILSGCPMLEELTLQLCYGHIRVVLLNSNLKTLKFDIGWFRQRIHVSCPTLLSLDMSGAVEVLDIANVASIAEVSVNRNLIFDFDVYKDYQGIKTFLQTFTGANTLNLCSWFALVFSAWQLKNLPSPTFSCKSLHLQLDFMIWNLPGILNLLKHCPCLENLIIKITSSYNEFTSQKQLSWYHLYKFDADEYWNMVDAPVQCMIHHLKTVEVAGLVKKKFVIQFLEYLLRHSMVLKKMKIFAKKKTSKIFEYEERLLNAPKVSASAAVLFY; this is translated from the exons ATGTTTCCAGAACATGACTGTGACTATTATTTGGAAGCTGGTCGTCCTGACTACGACGAAAG CACAGGCATATGGCAGTACTATGATTTCCTGAGGAGTGAGAAAAGGATGGCTAATGAAATTGGTACCTGGATCCAGTTCGCATTAAATAAGAATTTGGAGGTCCTTGACTTGTCTTTCTCTGAGCATGGTACAGTTGGGCCACAGGCACTTTATGGTCTGCCTAAGTGTGTTCTAAGCAGTCCTCATTTGGTTGAACTCCGGTTGACACACTGTACAATAAatgcaaaaaagaaaagtaagctGAAGTCTCTAAAAACATTATATCTTAATAATGTTGTGCTAATGGATCAATCGATGGATTATATTCTATCTGGTTGCCCGATGCTTGAGGAATTGACATTGCAGCTTTGCTATGGCCATATAAGAGTGGTTCtactcaattcaaatttaaagacATTGAAGTTTGACATTGGATGGTTTCGACAAAGGATACATGTCTCCTGTCCAACTCTCCTATCATTAGATATGTCTGGAGCTGTGGAGGTGCTGGATATTGCAAATGTAGCATCTATTGCTGAAGTGTCTGTCAATCGCAATCTGATATTTGATTTCGATGTGTACAAGGATTACCAAGGGATCAAAACATTCCTCCAAACATTTACCGGGGCCAACACTCTCAATCTATGTTCCTGGTTTGCTCTG GTATTTTCTGCGTGGCAGTTGAAAAATCTACCATCTCCGACCTTCAGCTGCAAATCCCTTCATCTTCAATTGGATTTTATGATATGGAATCTACCAGGAATACTGAATTTGCTGAAGCACTGTCCTTGCTTGGAGAATCTTATCATCAAAATTACGTCTTCTTACAATGAATTTACATCCCAA AAACAACTATCGTGGTATCACCTATATAAATTTGACGCGGATGAATACTGGAACATGGTAGATGCTCCTGTCCAATGCATGATTCATCACCTCAAGACGGTGGAGGTAGCTGGTCTCGTAAAGAAGAAATTTGTGATTCAGTTTTTGGAATATTTGCTCAGGCATTCCATGgtgttaaagaaaatgaagatattTGCAAAGAAAAAAACCTCTAAAATTTTTGAATATGAAGAGAGGCTATTGAATGCACCAAAAGTCTCTGCCTCTGCTGCAGTGCTCTTCTACTGA
- the LOC125852674 gene encoding putative F-box/LRR-repeat protein At5g02930 isoform X1, translated as MFPEHDCDYYLEAGRPDYDERFVHSVRHVLLRSKSPTIHKFCLKFHFRLSYSFWQRTSNSTGIWQYYDFLRSEKRMANEIGTWIQFALNKNLEVLDLSFSEHGTVGPQALYGLPKCVLSSPHLVELRLTHCTINAKKKSKLKSLKTLYLNNVVLMDQSMDYILSGCPMLEELTLQLCYGHIRVVLLNSNLKTLKFDIGWFRQRIHVSCPTLLSLDMSGAVEVLDIANVASIAEVSVNRNLIFDFDVYKDYQGIKTFLQTFTGANTLNLCSWFALVFSAWQLKNLPSPTFSCKSLHLQLDFMIWNLPGILNLLKHCPCLENLIIKITSSYNEFTSQKQLSWYHLYKFDADEYWNMVDAPVQCMIHHLKTVEVAGLVKKKFVIQFLEYLLRHSMVLKKMKIFAKKKTSKIFEYEERLLNAPKVSASAAVLFY; from the exons ATGTTTCCAGAACATGACTGTGACTATTATTTGGAAGCTGGTCGTCCTGACTACGACGAAAGGTTTGTGCACTCCGTTCGTCACGTGCTTCTTCGTAGTAAAAGTCCAACTATTCATAAGTTCTGCCTTAAGTTTCATTTTAGATTGTCTTATTCATTTTGGCAAAGAACATCCAACAGCACAGGCATATGGCAGTACTATGATTTCCTGAGGAGTGAGAAAAGGATGGCTAATGAAATTGGTACCTGGATCCAGTTCGCATTAAATAAGAATTTGGAGGTCCTTGACTTGTCTTTCTCTGAGCATGGTACAGTTGGGCCACAGGCACTTTATGGTCTGCCTAAGTGTGTTCTAAGCAGTCCTCATTTGGTTGAACTCCGGTTGACACACTGTACAATAAatgcaaaaaagaaaagtaagctGAAGTCTCTAAAAACATTATATCTTAATAATGTTGTGCTAATGGATCAATCGATGGATTATATTCTATCTGGTTGCCCGATGCTTGAGGAATTGACATTGCAGCTTTGCTATGGCCATATAAGAGTGGTTCtactcaattcaaatttaaagacATTGAAGTTTGACATTGGATGGTTTCGACAAAGGATACATGTCTCCTGTCCAACTCTCCTATCATTAGATATGTCTGGAGCTGTGGAGGTGCTGGATATTGCAAATGTAGCATCTATTGCTGAAGTGTCTGTCAATCGCAATCTGATATTTGATTTCGATGTGTACAAGGATTACCAAGGGATCAAAACATTCCTCCAAACATTTACCGGGGCCAACACTCTCAATCTATGTTCCTGGTTTGCTCTG GTATTTTCTGCGTGGCAGTTGAAAAATCTACCATCTCCGACCTTCAGCTGCAAATCCCTTCATCTTCAATTGGATTTTATGATATGGAATCTACCAGGAATACTGAATTTGCTGAAGCACTGTCCTTGCTTGGAGAATCTTATCATCAAAATTACGTCTTCTTACAATGAATTTACATCCCAA AAACAACTATCGTGGTATCACCTATATAAATTTGACGCGGATGAATACTGGAACATGGTAGATGCTCCTGTCCAATGCATGATTCATCACCTCAAGACGGTGGAGGTAGCTGGTCTCGTAAAGAAGAAATTTGTGATTCAGTTTTTGGAATATTTGCTCAGGCATTCCATGgtgttaaagaaaatgaagatattTGCAAAGAAAAAAACCTCTAAAATTTTTGAATATGAAGAGAGGCTATTGAATGCACCAAAAGTCTCTGCCTCTGCTGCAGTGCTCTTCTACTGA